One window of the Ammospiza nelsoni isolate bAmmNel1 chromosome 17, bAmmNel1.pri, whole genome shotgun sequence genome contains the following:
- the ZFAND2A gene encoding AN1-type zinc finger protein 2A isoform X4: MELPWLGEHCSERSCKQLDFLPLKCDACGEVFCKDHIRYDDHKCSSAYKKNVQVPVCPLCNTPIPVQRGEIPDIVVGAHIDKDCEYNPAQQKQKIFTNKCTKPGCKRKEMMKVLCDQCGSSFCIKHRHPLDHDCRGSSQPISKAG, from the exons ATGGAGCTGCCGTGGCTGGGCGAGCACTGCTCCGAGCGCTCCTGCAAACAGCTGG ATTTCCTTCCTCTGAAATGTGACGCATGTGGGGAAGTGTTCTGTAAAGATCACATCCGTTACGATGACCACAAGTGCAGCTCTGCCTACAAGAAA AATGTGCAGGTGCCAGTGTGTCCCCTCTGTAACACACCTATCCCAGTGCAGAGGGGAGAAATCCCAGATATTGTGGTTGGAGCCCACATAGATAAGGACTGCGAATACAACCCagcacagcaaaagcagaag ATATTCACAAACAAATGCACAAAGCCAGGCTGCAAAAGGAAAGAGATGATGAAGGTGCTTTGTGaccagtgtggcagcagcttcTGCATAAAACATCGGCATCCTCTGGACCACgactgcagagggagcagccagcccaTCTCCAAGGCAGGGTGA
- the ZFAND2A gene encoding AN1-type zinc finger protein 2A isoform X3 — protein MELPWLGEHCSERSCKQLDFLPLKCDACGEVFCKDHIRYDDHKCSSAYKKNVQVPVCPLCNTPIPVQRGEIPDIVVGAHIDKDCEYNPAQQKQKIFTNKCTKPGCKRKEMMKVLCDQCGSSFCIKHRHPLDHDCRGSSQPISKAGQTNLDCCVQ, from the exons ATGGAGCTGCCGTGGCTGGGCGAGCACTGCTCCGAGCGCTCCTGCAAACAGCTGG ATTTCCTTCCTCTGAAATGTGACGCATGTGGGGAAGTGTTCTGTAAAGATCACATCCGTTACGATGACCACAAGTGCAGCTCTGCCTACAAGAAA AATGTGCAGGTGCCAGTGTGTCCCCTCTGTAACACACCTATCCCAGTGCAGAGGGGAGAAATCCCAGATATTGTGGTTGGAGCCCACATAGATAAGGACTGCGAATACAACCCagcacagcaaaagcagaag ATATTCACAAACAAATGCACAAAGCCAGGCTGCAAAAGGAAAGAGATGATGAAGGTGCTTTGTGaccagtgtggcagcagcttcTGCATAAAACATCGGCATCCTCTGGACCACgactgcagagggagcagccagcccaTCTCCAAGGCAGG GCAGACAAACCTTGACTGTTGTGTGCAGTAG
- the ZFAND2A gene encoding AN1-type zinc finger protein 2A isoform X1: MELPWLGEHCSERSCKQLDFLPLKCDACGEVFCKDHIRYDDHKCSSAYKKNVQVPVCPLCNTPIPVQRGEIPDIVVGAHIDKDCEYNPAQQKQKIFTNKCTKPGCKRKEMMKVLCDQCGSSFCIKHRHPLDHDCRGSSQPISKAGYAALMRASHATFKSPGAIGVPSNRNRQHNRYQEKRQTETRLWQCHCHTSECSRAGG, translated from the exons ATGGAGCTGCCGTGGCTGGGCGAGCACTGCTCCGAGCGCTCCTGCAAACAGCTGG ATTTCCTTCCTCTGAAATGTGACGCATGTGGGGAAGTGTTCTGTAAAGATCACATCCGTTACGATGACCACAAGTGCAGCTCTGCCTACAAGAAA AATGTGCAGGTGCCAGTGTGTCCCCTCTGTAACACACCTATCCCAGTGCAGAGGGGAGAAATCCCAGATATTGTGGTTGGAGCCCACATAGATAAGGACTGCGAATACAACCCagcacagcaaaagcagaag ATATTCACAAACAAATGCACAAAGCCAGGCTGCAAAAGGAAAGAGATGATGAAGGTGCTTTGTGaccagtgtggcagcagcttcTGCATAAAACATCGGCATCCTCTGGACCACgactgcagagggagcagccagcccaTCTCCAAGGCAGG GTATGCAGCTCTGATGAGAGCTTCTCATGCCACCTTCAAGTCCCCGGGAGCAATTGGAGTGCCATCTAATAGGAATCGTCAGCACAACAGGTatcaggagaaaagacaaactGAAAccaggctgtggcagtgccactgTCACACCTCTGAGTGCTCTAGAGCTGGTGGCTGA
- the ZFAND2A gene encoding AN1-type zinc finger protein 2A isoform X2, with protein MELPWLGEHCSERSCKQLDFLPLKCDACGEVFCKDHIRYDDHKCSSAYKKNVQVPVCPLCNTPIPVQRGEIPDIVVGAHIDKDCEYNPAQQKQKIFTNKCTKPGCKRKEMMKVLCDQCGSSFCIKHRHPLDHDCRGSSQPISKAGYAALMRASHATFKSPGAIGVPSNRNRQHNRCR; from the exons ATGGAGCTGCCGTGGCTGGGCGAGCACTGCTCCGAGCGCTCCTGCAAACAGCTGG ATTTCCTTCCTCTGAAATGTGACGCATGTGGGGAAGTGTTCTGTAAAGATCACATCCGTTACGATGACCACAAGTGCAGCTCTGCCTACAAGAAA AATGTGCAGGTGCCAGTGTGTCCCCTCTGTAACACACCTATCCCAGTGCAGAGGGGAGAAATCCCAGATATTGTGGTTGGAGCCCACATAGATAAGGACTGCGAATACAACCCagcacagcaaaagcagaag ATATTCACAAACAAATGCACAAAGCCAGGCTGCAAAAGGAAAGAGATGATGAAGGTGCTTTGTGaccagtgtggcagcagcttcTGCATAAAACATCGGCATCCTCTGGACCACgactgcagagggagcagccagcccaTCTCCAAGGCAGG GTATGCAGCTCTGATGAGAGCTTCTCATGCCACCTTCAAGTCCCCGGGAGCAATTGGAGTGCCATCTAATAGGAATCGTCAGCACAACAG GTGCAGGTAG
- the GPER1 gene encoding G-protein coupled estrogen receptor 1 has translation METYSASVSPVICNSTTFNLNGSHLCNESISSRLADKSEHQQYVIGLFLSCLYTIFLFPIGFVGNILILVVNISFREKMTIPDLYFINLAVADLILVADSLIEVFNLDEKYYDITIICTFMSLFLQINMYSSIFFLTWMSFDRYLALAKVMRSNLFRTMQHARLSCGLIWMASISAALVPFTAVHLQHTGEVYFCFADVKEIQWLEITLGFIIPFVIIGLCYSLIVRVLIKAHKHRSLRLRRQKALRMIFVVVLVFFICWLPENVFISVQLLQRKSEPVSSNSPSFRHDYPLTGHIVNLAAFSNSCLNPLIYSFLGETFRDKLRLYIEQKTKMSTLHRFCQAALTSVIPDSNEQSEV, from the coding sequence ATGGAAACTTATTCTGCCTCAGTATCACCTGTTATATGTAACAGCACTACTTTTAACCTGAATGGATCCCATTTGTGTAACGAAAGCATATCCTCTAGATTAGCTGATAAATCAGAACACCAACAATATGTTATTGGCCTTTTCTTATCATGCCTTTACACAATATTCCTTTTTCCTATCGGTTTTGTGGGAAACATTCTGATACTGGTTGTCAACATTAGCTTTCGGGAAAAAATGACAATCCCAGACCTTTACTTCATAAACCTGGCAGTGGCTGATCTCATTCTAGTGGCCGATTCTCTCATTGAGGTGTTTAATCTTGATGAAAAATATTACGATATCACCATCATCTGTACCTTTATGTCTTTGTTCCTTCAGATCAACATGTATagcagcattttctttctgaCATGGATGAGTTTTGACAGATACCTAGCCCTGGCCAAAGTAATGAGGTCCAACTTATTTCGCACTATGCAGCACGCTAGACTGAGCTGTGGGCTCATATGGATGGCATCCATTTCAGCAGCTCTAGTCCCATTTACAGCCGTGCACTTACAGCACACCGGAGAGGtctatttctgttttgcagatGTAAAAGAAATCCAGTGGCTAGAGATAACCCTGGGGTTTATTATCCCCTTTGTGATCATCGGTCTTTGTTACTCATTAATTGTTCGAGTCCTTATAAAAGCACACAAGCACAGGAGTCTCCGGCTGCGGCGACAGAAGGCTCTGCGcatgatttttgttgttgtcctGGTTTTCTTTATCTGCTGGCTCCCTGAAAACGTCTTCATTAGCGTCCAACTTCTCCAGAGGAAAAGCGAGCCCGTCTCCTCAAACAGCCCATCCTTCAGGCATGATTATCCTTTAACAGGACATATTGTGAACCTAGCAGCTTTTTCTAATAGCTGCTTGAACCCCTTAATTTACAGCTTTCTGGGGGAAACCTTCAGAGACAAACTGCGACTGTACAttgaacagaaaacaaaaatgtcaaCATTGCATCGCTTCTGTCAGGCTGCCTTAACGTCTGTCATTCCTGACAGTAATGAGCAATCAGAAGTCTGA